One genomic region from Microcystis panniformis FACHB-1757 encodes:
- a CDS encoding nucleotidyltransferase family protein, with the protein MDVIILAGGLGTRLRSVINSLPKPMAPVADRPFLEYLLDYLISQKITNKFLVSVGYEHQKIIDHFGDQYKEYELNYLIEDTPLGTGGAIQLALNKIETEQALIVNGDTLFNVNLSALINLHNRKKSLITVALKPLTDFDRYNNVMLDDDQKIIGFESKKYQDKGYINGGIYCVGKNILSSFDLPSKFSFEDDFLKVYTEKIPMYGFISDEYFIDIGIPEDYEKSQIELPELFNLRNRV; encoded by the coding sequence ATGGATGTAATTATTCTGGCGGGTGGGTTAGGAACTAGGTTGCGATCGGTGATCAACAGTTTACCAAAACCTATGGCTCCCGTTGCCGACAGACCTTTTTTAGAATATCTATTAGATTACTTAATCTCTCAAAAAATTACCAACAAATTTTTAGTTTCTGTGGGCTATGAACATCAGAAAATTATCGATCATTTTGGCGATCAATACAAGGAATACGAGCTAAATTATCTGATAGAAGATACACCCTTGGGAACTGGAGGAGCGATCCAGTTGGCACTAAATAAAATTGAAACCGAACAAGCATTAATTGTCAACGGAGATACCCTGTTTAATGTCAATTTATCCGCCTTAATTAATTTACATAATCGAAAGAAATCCCTGATAACTGTTGCTCTGAAGCCACTAACTGACTTTGATCGTTACAATAATGTTATGCTAGACGATGACCAAAAAATTATCGGGTTTGAATCCAAAAAATATCAAGATAAAGGCTATATTAATGGCGGTATATATTGTGTAGGGAAAAACATATTATCTAGCTTTGATCTGCCATCAAAATTTTCTTTTGAGGACGACTTTCTCAAAGTTTATACCGAGAAAATTCCTATGTATGGCTTTATTTCTGACGAATATTTTATTGACATAGGCATCCCCGAAGATTACGAAAAAAGTCAGATTGAATTACCTGAACTTTTTAATTTGCGAAATCGGGTTTAA
- a CDS encoding IS630 family transposase, producing the protein MINLEFTEEEKNSLYYERFHHPHPRVQLKMEVLWLKSQKIPHQKICQLAGISPNTLLTYLRDYQEGGIEKLKEINFYRPKSELEFQKETLKKYFEKNPPATINEAVYRIEELTGIKRSPTQVRKFLKSMGMKCLKVGSLPSKADPDEQEDYKEKKLEPRLNEAKEGKRAVFFVDAAHFVMGAFLGFVWCFERLFVKSPSGRKRFNVLGALNAITHEVILVTYETYITATQVCELRSKIAALGLMIPITLVLDNARYQKCKIVEELALSLSIELLYLPSYSPNLNLIERLWKLVKKKCLYGKYYENFSDFSSAIYECLNDAHLKHKKELDSLLTLRFQKFNKSQIMNV; encoded by the coding sequence ATGATTAACCTAGAATTCACGGAAGAAGAAAAGAACTCACTGTATTATGAAAGATTTCATCATCCCCATCCCCGGGTTCAACTGAAGATGGAAGTTCTCTGGTTAAAAAGCCAAAAGATACCGCACCAAAAAATTTGTCAGTTAGCAGGGATCTCGCCAAATACCTTATTAACCTATCTTCGCGATTATCAAGAAGGCGGAATAGAAAAATTAAAAGAAATCAACTTCTATCGCCCTAAAAGTGAATTAGAGTTTCAAAAAGAAACCCTCAAAAAATACTTCGAGAAAAATCCACCAGCCACAATAAATGAAGCTGTATATAGGATAGAAGAATTGACGGGAATAAAACGAAGTCCTACCCAAGTGAGAAAATTTTTAAAATCAATGGGAATGAAATGTTTAAAAGTAGGTTCTCTTCCTTCTAAAGCTGACCCAGATGAACAAGAGGACTACAAAGAAAAAAAGCTAGAACCCAGACTAAATGAGGCAAAAGAAGGAAAAAGGGCTGTTTTTTTTGTTGATGCCGCTCACTTCGTCATGGGAGCATTTCTCGGTTTTGTTTGGTGTTTTGAGAGACTTTTTGTTAAGTCACCGAGCGGGCGTAAACGCTTCAATGTTTTAGGAGCATTAAATGCAATAACTCATGAAGTTATTCTGGTAACATATGAAACTTATATTACGGCAACTCAAGTCTGTGAACTCCGGTCAAAAATAGCTGCTTTAGGACTAATGATTCCCATCACTCTAGTCTTAGATAATGCCCGCTATCAAAAATGTAAAATTGTTGAAGAATTGGCTCTTTCTTTGTCAATAGAGCTGCTCTATCTGCCGTCTTATTCACCTAATCTAAATTTAATTGAAAGGCTGTGGAAATTGGTCAAAAAGAAATGTTTATATGGTAAATATTATGAGAACTTTTCTGACTTTTCTTCAGCTATTTATGAATGTCTGAATGATGCCCATCTGAAACATAAAAAAGAACTGGATTCCTTGCTGACTCTACGATTTCAGAAGTTTAATAAATCTCAGATTATGAACGTCTAA
- the murI gene encoding glutamate racemase encodes MRESQLSPIGVFDSGVGGLTVLRELYRQLPQESILYFADTARLPYGTRSKGEIIEFVREILTWMSERRVKMVIMACNTSSALALEEVQAEFKDLPILGVILPGAKTAVKQGKRIGVISTPATAKSNAYKQAIQEIDPTAQVWQIPCPEFVPLIEANRIFDPYTTQVAREYLQPLLAENIDTLVYGCTHYRHLSPVLRRLLPSSVRLVDPAAAVVRAAEKELELLGLKNPETPLPTNFAVSGDPDTFARLSRQWLGFSPGVEKVYLQCRVKTLGFTDGMKQRPV; translated from the coding sequence ATGAGAGAATCACAACTTAGTCCGATTGGTGTGTTTGATAGTGGTGTGGGTGGACTGACAGTTTTAAGGGAGTTGTATCGACAACTGCCCCAAGAATCAATTCTCTATTTCGCTGATACCGCTAGACTTCCCTACGGAACTCGTTCTAAAGGGGAAATTATCGAATTTGTCCGGGAAATTCTCACTTGGATGAGCGAGCGCCGGGTGAAAATGGTGATTATGGCTTGTAATACCAGTTCCGCCTTGGCTTTAGAAGAAGTACAGGCCGAATTTAAAGATTTACCAATTTTGGGGGTAATATTACCCGGTGCCAAAACTGCCGTTAAACAAGGAAAGCGCATTGGGGTTATTTCTACCCCAGCTACGGCTAAAAGTAATGCCTATAAACAAGCCATTCAAGAAATCGATCCTACTGCCCAAGTTTGGCAAATTCCCTGTCCTGAATTTGTCCCTTTGATCGAGGCTAACCGCATTTTTGACCCCTACACCACACAAGTGGCTAGGGAATATCTTCAGCCTTTACTGGCAGAAAATATTGATACTCTGGTCTATGGTTGTACCCATTATCGCCATCTTTCCCCGGTTTTGCGTCGTCTTTTACCTAGTTCCGTGCGATTGGTAGATCCCGCCGCTGCCGTTGTCCGAGCGGCGGAAAAAGAACTAGAATTATTAGGTCTAAAAAATCCCGAAACACCCCTACCTACCAACTTCGCAGTTAGCGGTGATCCTGACACTTTTGCTCGTTTATCTCGTCAATGGCTAGGTTTTTCTCCCGGGGTAGAAAAGGTTTATTTGCAATGTCGGGTGAAGACCCTCGGTTTTACCGATGGGATGAAACAAAGGCCAGTATAG
- a CDS encoding N-acetylmuramoyl-L-alanine amidase: MRFHWLFLSALTWLLVAAPAWAGKLVFWRFDTNENRLVFTTDNRVQPRAQMITNPTRIVIDLPGIKLGQPNINRPISNIVRSVRIGQFDAETTRLVIELAPGYTVDPQQVKIRGISPTQWTVELPDPQPIREETQPPVTPDPTPPPDRGSTRPTPPPPVSRTDNNDDFQVTRNGLFVRLEQNGDERSIRSQRSRDGKKIEFELPGATLPSSLTGQTIPVNRYGVGDIQFSQTANQRAKISLSVNRDSPDWQALYSRFGGLVLLPRGGLGAVDNISSPPPTSATNPNPRPNNPPPKTANNPPSSNRLATISSIDLTGNNDRLLIRADLPLKANGSVNRDGVYELRIENAKLAESFRGPRFGRYSPIYQLRVRQESANKVLILVQTAVGFQLGQLTQSDSQTLALELLSSRNSSPLSQVPDSTTIPVPLPPNTGQFNPPPRPSNPTPNPPQQRNSRFLVVIDPGHGGKDPGAIGIGGLQEKNVILPISLEVTRILQQQGIDVRLTRDSDFFVTLQGRTDLANRIDADLFVSIHANSMGKARPDVNGLEVYYFGDRRLSDTIHRNIVRSIDMRDRGVRRARFYVLRTSKMPSTLVEVGFVTGAEDAAKLANANFQRQMAAAIAGGIIEYIQRNLR, from the coding sequence GTGAGATTTCATTGGTTATTCCTAAGCGCATTAACTTGGTTGCTGGTGGCAGCCCCTGCTTGGGCTGGCAAGCTCGTCTTTTGGCGATTCGACACCAATGAGAATCGTCTGGTGTTCACTACCGACAATCGAGTGCAACCGCGAGCGCAAATGATCACTAACCCCACCAGGATCGTGATCGATCTGCCCGGGATCAAGTTAGGGCAACCCAATATTAACCGGCCCATTAGCAATATCGTCAGAAGTGTCCGTATTGGTCAATTTGATGCGGAAACTACCCGTTTAGTGATTGAATTGGCCCCCGGCTACACCGTCGATCCTCAACAGGTAAAAATTCGCGGAATTTCGCCCACCCAATGGACAGTGGAATTGCCAGATCCCCAACCGATTAGGGAGGAAACGCAACCACCCGTTACCCCTGACCCCACACCTCCCCCCGATCGCGGTTCCACCCGTCCCACTCCCCCACCTCCAGTTAGCCGGACGGACAACAACGATGATTTTCAGGTCACTCGCAATGGTCTTTTTGTCCGTTTAGAGCAGAATGGTGATGAGCGATCGATCCGCAGTCAACGCAGCCGGGACGGCAAAAAAATCGAATTTGAATTACCCGGTGCCACTTTACCCAGCAGTCTCACTGGTCAAACTATCCCCGTCAATCGCTATGGGGTCGGCGATATTCAATTCAGTCAGACCGCCAATCAACGAGCTAAGATTTCCCTGAGTGTTAATAGAGATAGTCCCGATTGGCAAGCTCTCTATAGTCGTTTTGGTGGCTTGGTTTTACTGCCTAGGGGTGGTCTGGGTGCCGTGGATAATATCTCCTCACCTCCCCCCACTAGCGCCACCAATCCCAATCCTCGTCCCAACAATCCCCCCCCGAAAACTGCCAATAATCCCCCTTCTAGCAATCGTTTGGCCACGATCTCCTCGATCGATCTGACGGGCAATAACGATCGCCTCTTAATTCGCGCGGATTTACCCCTGAAAGCTAACGGCAGTGTTAACCGGGATGGTGTCTATGAACTACGCATCGAAAATGCTAAGTTAGCCGAGTCTTTTCGCGGTCCGCGCTTCGGCCGCTATAGTCCTATCTATCAATTGCGGGTACGTCAGGAAAGCGCCAATAAGGTGCTGATTTTGGTACAGACGGCCGTGGGTTTTCAACTGGGACAATTAACTCAATCGGACAGTCAAACCCTAGCCCTAGAATTGCTTTCCTCCCGCAATTCTAGCCCCCTTTCTCAGGTTCCTGACTCCACTACTATCCCTGTTCCTTTACCCCCCAATACGGGGCAATTTAACCCACCGCCGCGCCCCTCTAACCCCACTCCTAATCCCCCCCAACAACGCAATAGCCGCTTTCTAGTGGTGATCGATCCGGGCCATGGTGGTAAGGATCCGGGGGCGATCGGAATTGGTGGCCTTCAGGAAAAAAACGTGATTCTGCCCATTTCCCTAGAAGTTACCCGCATTCTGCAACAACAGGGCATCGATGTGCGTCTCACCAGAGATAGTGATTTTTTTGTCACCCTGCAAGGTCGCACGGATCTGGCTAACCGGATCGATGCCGATCTATTTGTCAGTATCCACGCTAACTCTATGGGTAAAGCACGACCGGATGTCAATGGCCTAGAGGTGTATTACTTCGGCGATCGCAGGTTGTCGGATACTATCCATCGCAATATTGTCCGTAGTATCGATATGCGCGATCGGGGGGTGCGTCGGGCCCGTTTCTATGTGCTGAGAACCTCGAAAATGCCCTCTACCCTCGTGGAAGTGGGTTTCGTCACCGGCGCTGAGGATGCTGCTAAATTAGCCAATGCCAACTTTCAACGACAAATGGCGGCGGCGATCGCAGGGGGGATTATTGAATATATTCAACGAAATCTCCGTTAA
- the modB gene encoding molybdate ABC transporter permease subunit: protein MPDFSPLWISLKTATIALIIIFFLGIAAAYWMLGYRGRWKSLIEGVFVAPLILPPTVLGFILLLLFGKNGPLGQLLDLFNFRVVFTWYAAIITATVVAFPLMYKTTLGAFEQVDANILQVARTLGASEGKIFWRLLLPLSFPGVLAGLTLAFARALGEFGATLMLAGNIPGQTQTIPMAIFFAVEAGAMTEAWIWVFIIMLISLSGIIAVNLWQSQRKQQLGRPGESKPNEMEDWLPPWEGRDFALLAAENKHYRDKIGLFVDIEKYLPGFNLSVTFNCQNQPLGLLGASGSGKSLILRSLAGVETPSRGRIVLNGRILFDSEKGINLPSRQRRIGFVVQNYALFPHLTVAENIAFGLSKNLSKKVIKQQIANQLELVQLLGMENRYPHQLSGGQQQRVAIARALASRPEALLLDEPFSALDTHLRAQLERQMIKTLSNYDGVTIFVTHNMDEAYRICENLLVMEKGRAIANNSKQKIFERPDSVSLAKITGCKNFSRAIIINNQQLEAIDWDVKLHTVPGIPDYLAYTGIRAHQIIFGRDLGDINTFLCWLANAIEGPHRVTLYLKLNQPSNHDRDFHIQAELYKDKWLEIKEQALPWTVTLSPQRLLLLK, encoded by the coding sequence ATGCCAGACTTTTCCCCCCTATGGATATCCCTGAAAACCGCCACCATTGCCCTGATAATCATCTTTTTTCTCGGTATTGCCGCCGCTTATTGGATGTTAGGCTATCGCGGACGGTGGAAATCCCTAATCGAGGGAGTTTTCGTCGCACCCTTAATCTTGCCCCCGACGGTGCTAGGCTTCATTTTACTGCTCCTATTCGGCAAAAACGGACCCTTAGGACAGTTATTAGACTTATTTAACTTTCGCGTCGTTTTTACTTGGTATGCCGCCATTATCACCGCGACGGTGGTGGCTTTTCCCCTGATGTACAAAACCACCCTAGGGGCTTTTGAACAGGTGGATGCCAACATCCTACAGGTTGCCCGCACCCTAGGGGCATCGGAAGGGAAAATATTCTGGCGCCTACTTTTGCCCCTCTCCTTCCCCGGAGTATTAGCGGGATTAACCCTAGCTTTTGCCCGCGCTTTGGGGGAATTTGGGGCCACTTTGATGTTAGCGGGTAATATTCCGGGGCAAACTCAAACTATCCCGATGGCGATTTTCTTCGCTGTGGAAGCAGGAGCGATGACTGAGGCTTGGATATGGGTGTTTATTATCATGTTAATCTCCCTATCGGGGATTATCGCCGTTAATCTCTGGCAAAGTCAACGCAAACAGCAATTAGGACGACCAGGAGAAAGCAAACCTAACGAGATGGAGGACTGGCTGCCACCCTGGGAGGGTCGCGATTTTGCCCTTTTAGCAGCTGAAAATAAGCATTATAGGGATAAAATAGGCTTATTTGTCGATATAGAGAAATATTTACCCGGTTTTAACCTCTCGGTAACTTTTAACTGCCAAAATCAGCCCCTAGGACTATTAGGGGCTTCGGGATCGGGAAAAAGCCTGATTTTGCGATCGCTGGCTGGTGTGGAAACGCCCTCAAGGGGTCGTATTGTCTTAAATGGGCGCATTCTCTTCGATTCCGAAAAGGGAATTAATCTCCCCAGTCGTCAGCGTCGTATCGGTTTTGTGGTGCAGAATTATGCCCTTTTTCCCCATCTCACCGTGGCAGAAAATATCGCTTTTGGTCTCTCGAAAAACTTATCTAAAAAAGTTATTAAACAGCAGATTGCCAACCAATTGGAATTAGTGCAGTTACTTGGCATGGAAAACCGTTATCCTCATCAATTATCGGGGGGACAACAACAACGGGTCGCCATCGCTCGCGCTTTAGCTAGTCGTCCAGAAGCTTTATTATTAGATGAGCCTTTTTCTGCCCTTGATACCCATCTACGCGCTCAATTAGAACGTCAGATGATCAAAACTTTAAGTAATTACGATGGCGTGACAATTTTTGTTACCCACAATATGGATGAAGCCTATCGAATATGCGAGAATTTATTAGTTATGGAAAAAGGGCGGGCAATTGCTAATAATTCTAAACAGAAAATTTTTGAGCGACCAGATAGCGTTAGTTTGGCCAAGATTACCGGTTGTAAGAATTTTTCTCGTGCTATAATCATTAATAATCAACAATTGGAGGCGATTGATTGGGATGTTAAATTACACACCGTCCCCGGGATTCCCGACTATTTAGCCTATACGGGAATTCGCGCTCATCAAATTATTTTTGGTCGAGATTTAGGCGATATTAATACTTTTCTCTGTTGGTTAGCTAATGCCATTGAAGGACCCCATCGGGTGACTCTCTATCTGAAACTTAATCAACCCTCCAACCACGACCGCGATTTTCATATCCAAGCAGAGTTATATAAGGATAAATGGTTAGAAATTAAGGAGCAAGCTTTGCCTTGGACTGTTACTTTATCTCCCCAGCGTTTATTATTATTAAAGTAA
- the modA gene encoding molybdate ABC transporter substrate-binding protein, producing the protein MKRRYFLAFIGSIALSCLLSLGINLFSSTITTAQTQTILVSAAASLKEALEEIKPGFEKAHGNIKVNYNFGASGALQRQIEQGAPADVFLSAATKQMDALAKAGLIDTSTRRKLLTNRLVLIVPKNSTLKISDFRSLTNSNVQRIAVGEPRSVPVGQYSEEVLKNIGILEQIKPKLVLANSVRNVLAAVETGNADAGIVYITDAKISDQVKVVATAANNLHSPIIYPIAVIKASKNPQAAKTFAQYLTSTAAKNIFEKFGFGIAR; encoded by the coding sequence ATGAAAAGACGATATTTTCTGGCTTTTATCGGCTCAATTGCCCTTAGTTGCTTATTATCTCTGGGTATAAACCTTTTTTCCTCTACTATCACCACCGCGCAAACCCAGACAATTCTAGTTTCTGCCGCCGCTAGTCTCAAAGAGGCCCTAGAAGAAATCAAGCCGGGGTTTGAAAAAGCCCATGGCAACATTAAAGTTAACTATAACTTCGGTGCGTCGGGGGCTTTGCAACGGCAAATCGAACAAGGTGCGCCGGCCGATGTTTTCCTCTCGGCTGCCACTAAGCAAATGGACGCTTTAGCAAAAGCTGGTTTAATCGATACAAGTACCAGAAGAAAGCTGCTCACTAATCGCCTAGTTTTAATCGTTCCCAAGAATTCCACCCTAAAAATCAGTGATTTTCGTTCTCTGACTAACAGTAATGTCCAAAGAATTGCCGTGGGTGAACCGCGCAGCGTTCCCGTCGGTCAGTACAGCGAAGAAGTTTTGAAAAATATCGGCATTTTAGAGCAAATAAAACCAAAACTGGTCTTGGCCAACTCTGTCCGTAATGTTCTCGCCGCCGTAGAAACTGGTAACGCCGATGCTGGCATTGTTTACATCACCGATGCCAAAATTTCCGACCAAGTAAAAGTAGTGGCTACGGCTGCCAATAATCTCCATTCTCCGATTATTTACCCGATAGCTGTGATCAAAGCCAGTAAAAACCCGCAAGCTGCCAAGACTTTCGCCCAATATCTCACCAGCACAGCCGCTAAAAACATTTTTGAAAAATTCGGCTTCGGAATAGCCAGATAA
- a CDS encoding 2,3-bisphosphoglycerate-dependent phosphoglycerate mutase: MSKLVLIRHGQSLWNAANKFTGWVDVPLSERGRAEAMIAACKLKEANITIDVCFTSLLIRTMETAIICLTECDEIRAGKIPIFKHDSDDPDWHGWDRYDGDPSQEIPIFPSQAIDERYYGDLQGLNKAETATKFGEAQVKEWRRSYFTRPPGGESLEDTVARVAPFFQSRILSHIRQGDNVLVAAHGNSLRAMIMTLENLSPEEVPSLELITGVPIVYDLDETGKIISKQILP, encoded by the coding sequence ATGTCAAAACTTGTATTAATTCGTCACGGCCAAAGTCTTTGGAATGCGGCCAATAAATTCACTGGATGGGTCGATGTTCCCTTAAGTGAACGCGGTCGTGCGGAAGCGATGATCGCTGCCTGTAAACTGAAAGAAGCCAATATCACGATCGATGTTTGTTTTACCAGTCTCCTAATTCGCACTATGGAAACGGCAATAATTTGTCTGACTGAGTGTGATGAAATTCGCGCCGGTAAAATCCCTATTTTTAAACACGATAGCGATGATCCTGATTGGCACGGCTGGGATCGGTACGATGGTGATCCCAGTCAGGAAATTCCGATTTTTCCCAGTCAGGCCATCGACGAACGCTATTATGGTGATTTACAGGGTTTAAATAAAGCCGAAACTGCCACTAAATTCGGAGAGGCACAGGTTAAGGAATGGCGTAGATCCTATTTTACCCGTCCTCCCGGAGGTGAAAGTTTAGAGGATACCGTCGCCCGGGTTGCACCCTTTTTTCAGAGTCGTATTCTCTCCCATATCCGACAGGGTGATAATGTCTTGGTGGCAGCCCACGGTAATTCCTTGCGGGCAATGATTATGACCTTAGAAAATCTTAGCCCAGAAGAAGTCCCCAGTTTGGAGTTAATCACGGGAGTTCCAATTGTCTATGATCTCGATGAGACGGGAAAAATTATCAGTAAGCAAATTCTGCCCTGA
- the pyk gene encoding pyruvate kinase, with protein MSIITHRTKIVATIGPASNSPEVLKEMIGAGMNVARLNFSHGSYEDHARFVSLLRQISQELDNPITLLQDLQGPKIRVGNLPNGSITINDGDYLTLVPMDEYRGEANTVSIDYPYLAEEAKLGEQILLDDGLLELKIVEINGKNLKCQVLEGGILKSRKGVNLPRLNLRLPSMTEKDKQDLEFGLSQGVDWVSLSFVRKGEDIKAIKAFLAERNHGDVPVMAKIEKPQAIENLESIVEECDGIMVARGDLGVELSPEKVPMLQKRIIKLCNMKTIPVITATQMLESMIHNPRPTRAEASDVANAIIDGTDAVMLSGESAVGDFPVKAVAMLAKIAHDVEADVKFDNAPPNQSDETHALSEALVAIDQTLDLRYIVTFTTSGYTSLLASKERPSVPVIAMTPNKRVYHRLNLVWGVIPILLDHQVSVFEDVLKQTESILIQKNLAQSGDKILIMAGIPMQKTKGTNFLKIHTIS; from the coding sequence ATGTCAATTATCACCCATAGAACTAAGATCGTAGCCACGATCGGCCCTGCCAGTAATTCGCCGGAAGTCCTCAAGGAAATGATCGGTGCGGGGATGAATGTAGCGCGGCTAAACTTTTCCCACGGTAGCTACGAGGATCATGCGAGATTTGTTAGCCTTTTACGGCAAATTTCTCAAGAATTAGACAATCCTATCACTCTCTTGCAAGATTTACAAGGGCCAAAAATTCGCGTTGGTAATCTCCCCAATGGTTCGATTACCATCAACGACGGCGATTATCTCACCCTTGTCCCCATGGATGAGTATCGGGGAGAAGCGAACACCGTTTCGATCGATTATCCCTATCTGGCCGAGGAAGCCAAGTTAGGTGAGCAAATTCTCCTTGATGATGGCTTATTAGAGCTAAAAATCGTTGAAATTAACGGAAAAAACCTAAAATGTCAAGTGTTGGAAGGAGGGATTCTCAAGAGTCGCAAGGGAGTTAATCTACCCCGTCTCAATTTGCGTTTACCTTCCATGACCGAAAAAGACAAACAAGACCTAGAATTTGGTCTTTCTCAGGGGGTTGATTGGGTTTCCCTCAGTTTTGTTCGTAAAGGAGAAGATATCAAAGCGATTAAGGCATTTTTAGCCGAGAGAAATCATGGGGATGTGCCAGTGATGGCTAAAATTGAAAAACCGCAAGCGATCGAAAATTTAGAGTCAATTGTCGAGGAATGTGACGGAATTATGGTGGCCCGGGGCGATTTGGGGGTAGAATTGAGTCCCGAAAAAGTCCCTATGTTGCAAAAACGCATTATCAAACTCTGCAACATGAAAACTATTCCCGTCATCACTGCCACCCAGATGTTAGAAAGCATGATTCACAATCCCCGACCGACTCGGGCCGAGGCCAGTGATGTGGCTAATGCAATTATCGATGGAACCGATGCGGTGATGTTATCGGGGGAATCAGCAGTGGGAGATTTTCCCGTCAAAGCGGTGGCTATGTTGGCCAAAATCGCCCATGATGTGGAAGCGGATGTGAAGTTTGATAATGCTCCCCCCAATCAGTCCGATGAAACTCACGCTCTCAGTGAGGCTTTGGTGGCGATCGATCAAACCCTTGATCTCCGTTATATTGTTACTTTTACCACCTCTGGCTACACTTCGCTACTGGCTTCTAAGGAACGTCCCTCAGTTCCTGTGATTGCCATGACTCCCAACAAACGCGTCTATCACCGTCTCAATCTAGTCTGGGGTGTGATCCCGATTCTTCTTGATCATCAGGTGTCCGTCTTTGAGGATGTGTTAAAGCAAACGGAATCAATTCTAATTCAGAAAAATCTAGCGCAATCGGGCGATAAAATCCTGATTATGGCGGGAATTCCCATGCAGAAAACTAAAGGCACCAATTTCCTCAAAATTCACACCATTTCGTAA
- the bchM gene encoding magnesium protoporphyrin IX methyltransferase, which produces MTNTLDDKAIVKDYFNATGFDRWRRIYGDGEVNKVQKDIRIGHQQTIDTVIGWLESDDNLPELSICDAGCGVGSLSIPLAKAGATIFASDISEKMVTEAKERAAKELADTGKLTFAVQDLEALTGQYHTVICLDVLIHYPTEEALGMIKHLGSLAQSRLILSFAPKTCLLTILKKIGQFFPGPSKTTRAYQHKEKTIIAALNENGFKIERTSMTSTRFYFSRILEAVRSE; this is translated from the coding sequence ATGACCAACACATTAGACGATAAAGCCATAGTCAAGGACTATTTTAACGCCACGGGATTCGATCGCTGGCGCCGGATTTATGGGGATGGCGAAGTTAACAAAGTACAAAAAGATATTCGCATCGGTCATCAACAGACGATCGATACTGTTATCGGTTGGTTAGAAAGTGATGACAATTTGCCCGAACTCTCGATCTGTGATGCCGGTTGTGGAGTCGGTAGTCTTAGTATTCCCCTTGCTAAAGCGGGCGCAACTATTTTCGCCAGTGATATTTCTGAGAAAATGGTGACAGAAGCCAAGGAAAGAGCAGCCAAAGAGTTAGCAGATACCGGTAAACTCACCTTTGCCGTTCAAGATTTAGAAGCATTAACCGGCCAATATCACACAGTCATCTGTCTTGATGTTCTCATTCACTATCCCACAGAAGAAGCATTAGGAATGATTAAACACCTGGGATCCCTAGCTCAATCCCGTTTAATCCTCAGTTTTGCTCCTAAAACCTGTTTATTAACCATTCTCAAGAAAATTGGTCAATTTTTCCCAGGTCCGAGTAAAACCACTCGCGCTTATCAACACAAGGAAAAAACTATTATCGCCGCTCTCAACGAAAATGGCTTTAAAATCGAACGGACGAGTATGACTAGCACTCGTTTCTATTTTTCCCGTATCCTCGAAGCTGTCCGCAGTGAATAA